The following coding sequences are from one uncultured Bacteroides sp. window:
- the map gene encoding type I methionyl aminopeptidase, whose translation MKKLMKGGRFTPECYSAEIEDKIQRYRKLGYKLPPRRVIRTPEQIEGIRKSAVINTGLLDCVAANIREGISTAEIDKLVYEYTMDHGAIPAPLNYEGYPKSVCVSINEVVCHGIPSEKEFLRSGDIVNVDVSTILDGYFSDASRMFMIGEVIPDRKKLVEVTKECLEIGIKAAQPWARLGDVGAAIQEHAEKNGFSVVRDLCGHGVGIEFHEPPNVEHFGRKGTGTMILPGMTFTIEPMINMGSYDVFIDSKDGWTVLTEDGLPSAQWEKMLLITETGNEILTY comes from the coding sequence ATGAAAAAATTAATGAAGGGAGGCCGATTTACCCCTGAATGTTATTCGGCAGAAATTGAAGATAAAATTCAAAGATATAGAAAACTGGGATACAAACTTCCTCCAAGAAGAGTTATTCGTACCCCGGAGCAAATAGAAGGTATCCGCAAAAGTGCGGTCATTAATACTGGTCTGTTAGATTGTGTAGCAGCTAACATCCGTGAAGGCATATCTACCGCTGAAATCGATAAATTGGTCTATGAATATACCATGGATCATGGAGCGATACCTGCCCCGCTAAATTATGAAGGATATCCTAAGAGTGTTTGTGTATCTATTAATGAGGTTGTATGTCACGGCATCCCTAGTGAAAAAGAGTTTCTCCGTAGCGGAGATATCGTCAATGTGGATGTTTCAACTATTCTAGATGGCTACTTTTCAGATGCTTCGCGCATGTTTATGATTGGCGAAGTAATCCCCGATCGAAAGAAATTGGTGGAAGTAACCAAGGAATGCCTTGAAATAGGGATAAAAGCAGCTCAACCCTGGGCTCGATTAGGTGACGTTGGAGCTGCCATACAAGAACATGCCGAGAAAAACGGCTTTAGTGTGGTACGCGATCTTTGCGGGCACGGTGTAGGAATAGAGTTTCATGAACCACCTAATGTAGAGCACTTTGGACGAAAAGGTACCGGAACAATGATTTTACCTGGGATGACCTTTACCATTGAGCCAATGATTAACATGGGTTCATACGACGTCTTTATTGATAGTAAAGATGGATGGACTGTCTTAACAGAAGACGGACTACCTTCTGCCCAATGGGAAAAGATGCTATTGATAACAGAGACAGGTAATGAGATCTTGACTTATTAG
- a CDS encoding UvrD-helicase domain-containing protein: protein MSTNYIEELNESQRDAVLYNEGPSLVIAGAGSGKTRVLTYKIAYLLENGYQPWNILALTFTNKAAREMKERIARQVGEGKARYLWMGTFHSVFSRILRAEASKIGFTAQFTIYDTADSKSLIRSIIKEMGLDEKVYKPGMVQNRISNAKNHLVSPTGYAGNKEAFESDSAAKIPAVRDIYRRYWERCRQAGAMDFDDLLFYTFILFHEHADVLSHYREQFRYLLVDEYQDTNYAQHNIVLQLAGEHQHICVVGDDAQSIYSFRGADIDNILHFTKVYKNTQIFKLEQNYRSTQTIVSAANSLIEKNERQIRKEVFSEKERGESIGLFQAYSDVEEGDIVINKIAELRRNKGYGYNDFAILYRTNAQSRIFEEAMRKRGMPYKIYGGLSFYQRKEIKDVVAYFRLVVNPDDEEAFKRIINYPARGIGNTTVSKIIAAATEQNVSLWTVICDPIAYNLSINKGTHTKLQGFRELIQEFSLDDSKKNAYQLGTDIIRRSGILNDIHVDNSPENLSRQENIEELANGMQDFCSLRMEEGNEAISLSDYLSDIALLTDQDSDKSDDGEKITLMTIHSAKGLEFCNVFVVGMEENLFPSSMVGDSPRGMEEERRLFYVAITRAEEHCFLSYARTRFRYGKMEFGTPSRFLKDIDARFLQLPQEALVQHGVDERATRFRNEQKERGGHFSTTDKAFSERSAKKTIVQGVRTLKKIDSTPSTLSGGGEGAASVNNLSAGQNIEHERFGIGEVLRVEGEGENAKAVIRFRNAGDKQLLLRFARFKILE, encoded by the coding sequence ATGTCGACAAATTATATAGAGGAACTAAATGAAAGTCAGCGAGATGCTGTACTTTATAATGAAGGACCTTCTTTAGTTATTGCCGGTGCCGGCTCTGGTAAGACTCGTGTACTTACTTATAAAATTGCTTATTTGCTAGAGAATGGGTACCAACCATGGAATATATTGGCTCTCACTTTTACTAATAAAGCGGCCAGAGAGATGAAAGAACGTATTGCTCGCCAAGTAGGAGAGGGCAAGGCGCGTTATTTGTGGATGGGAACTTTCCATTCTGTCTTTTCACGTATTCTAAGAGCCGAAGCATCTAAGATAGGTTTTACTGCTCAGTTTACTATTTATGATACGGCGGATAGCAAAAGTTTGATTCGTTCCATTATAAAAGAGATGGGATTGGATGAAAAGGTTTATAAACCAGGGATGGTACAGAATCGCATCTCTAATGCTAAAAATCATTTAGTATCTCCTACAGGATATGCTGGCAATAAAGAGGCTTTTGAGAGTGATTCCGCTGCAAAAATACCCGCTGTGCGCGATATTTATCGACGCTATTGGGAACGCTGTCGTCAAGCGGGAGCAATGGATTTTGATGATTTACTTTTTTATACTTTTATCCTTTTTCATGAACATGCGGATGTATTATCTCATTATCGTGAACAGTTCCGTTATCTGTTGGTAGATGAATACCAAGATACTAATTATGCCCAGCATAATATTGTTTTGCAGTTAGCTGGTGAACATCAACATATTTGTGTGGTAGGTGATGATGCGCAAAGCATTTATTCTTTTCGAGGAGCAGATATTGATAACATTCTTCATTTTACCAAGGTATATAAAAATACTCAGATCTTCAAACTTGAACAAAATTATCGTTCTACACAAACGATTGTTTCTGCTGCTAATAGCTTAATAGAGAAAAATGAAAGACAAATTCGAAAAGAAGTGTTTTCTGAGAAAGAACGAGGTGAATCTATTGGGCTTTTTCAGGCATATTCTGATGTGGAAGAAGGGGATATTGTTATTAATAAAATAGCAGAACTTCGTCGCAACAAAGGATACGGGTATAATGATTTTGCAATACTTTATCGTACCAATGCCCAAAGCCGTATATTTGAAGAGGCTATGCGTAAACGGGGGATGCCTTATAAGATATATGGTGGACTATCTTTTTATCAACGAAAAGAGATAAAAGACGTAGTGGCATATTTCCGTTTGGTGGTGAACCCTGATGATGAAGAAGCTTTTAAAAGAATTATAAATTATCCGGCACGTGGCATTGGGAATACAACAGTCAGTAAAATTATAGCTGCTGCTACAGAACAAAATGTTAGTTTGTGGACAGTTATTTGTGATCCAATTGCTTATAACTTATCTATAAATAAAGGTACACACACTAAGTTGCAGGGATTTCGTGAGTTGATACAAGAATTTTCGTTGGATGATTCAAAGAAGAATGCTTATCAATTAGGTACGGATATTATTCGCCGTTCAGGCATATTGAACGATATACACGTTGATAATTCTCCTGAAAATCTTAGTCGTCAAGAAAATATAGAAGAACTTGCCAATGGTATGCAGGATTTTTGCTCATTGCGCATGGAAGAGGGTAATGAAGCTATTTCATTATCTGATTACCTATCGGATATTGCCTTGCTTACCGACCAAGATTCGGACAAGTCTGATGATGGGGAAAAAATAACTTTGATGACAATTCATTCCGCCAAAGGTTTGGAATTTTGCAATGTCTTTGTAGTTGGAATGGAAGAAAATCTTTTTCCTAGTAGCATGGTTGGTGATTCTCCTCGTGGCATGGAAGAAGAACGTCGTTTGTTTTATGTGGCTATCACTCGAGCCGAAGAACATTGTTTTTTGTCTTATGCTCGTACTCGTTTTCGCTATGGTAAGATGGAATTTGGTACTCCCAGTCGTTTTTTAAAAGATATTGATGCACGTTTTTTACAGCTGCCTCAAGAAGCTCTTGTTCAACATGGAGTGGATGAAAGAGCTACTCGATTTCGTAATGAGCAGAAAGAACGTGGAGGACATTTTTCTACGACGGATAAGGCATTTAGTGAACGTTCGGCTAAAAAAACAATTGTTCAGGGAGTCCGTACCTTGAAAAAGATAGATTCAACTCCTTCTACATTGTCTGGAGGAGGAGAGGGGGCTGCTTCTGTTAACAATTTGTCTGCTGGACAAAATATAGAACATGAACGCTTTGGTATAGGTGAAGTCTTGCGTGTTGAAGGCGAGGGAGAAAACGCTAAAGCTGTTATTCGTTTTCGTAATGCTGGAGATAAGCAACTGCTATTGCGCTTTGCCCGTTTTAAAATCTTAGAATAA
- a CDS encoding thiazole synthase, whose translation MEKLLIAGREFHSRLFLGTGKFNSNILMEQAINASGTEMVTIAMKRVDMDNQEDDMLQHIIHPNIQLLPNTSGVRNAEEAIFAAQMAREAFGTNWLKLEIHPDPRHLLPDSMETLKATEKLVKLGFIVLPYCQADPVLCKHLEEAGAATVMPLGAPIGTNKGLRSKDFLEIIIQQASIPVIIDAGIGAPSHAAEAMEMGASAVLVNTAIAIANNPVEMALAFREATIAGRRAFKAGLGDINISAIASSPLTSFLNLK comes from the coding sequence ATGGAAAAATTACTTATTGCAGGAAGAGAGTTTCATTCCCGCCTTTTTCTGGGTACAGGAAAGTTCAATTCGAACATTTTAATGGAGCAAGCAATAAATGCTTCAGGGACTGAAATGGTTACAATAGCCATGAAACGTGTAGATATGGATAATCAAGAAGATGACATGTTACAGCATATCATCCACCCTAACATCCAATTACTACCCAATACATCAGGAGTACGCAATGCCGAAGAAGCAATTTTTGCTGCACAAATGGCACGTGAAGCTTTTGGCACGAACTGGCTAAAATTAGAAATCCATCCCGATCCTCGACATCTGTTACCCGACTCAATGGAAACCCTAAAAGCTACAGAAAAGCTAGTCAAACTAGGATTTATAGTGCTCCCATATTGCCAAGCCGATCCTGTGCTATGCAAACATTTAGAAGAAGCAGGTGCGGCAACAGTAATGCCTTTAGGTGCACCTATCGGAACCAATAAAGGCTTACGAAGCAAAGATTTTCTAGAAATTATCATTCAGCAAGCTAGTATTCCGGTAATTATTGATGCCGGCATTGGTGCCCCCAGTCACGCCGCCGAGGCAATGGAAATGGGAGCTTCAGCAGTATTGGTCAATACAGCTATTGCAATAGCAAACAATCCCGTAGAAATGGCTTTAGCTTTTCGAGAAGCAACCATTGCAGGTCGCAGAGCCTTTAAAGCAGGATTAGGAGATATAAATATCTCTGCTATAGCTAGCTCTCCCCTAACCTCATTTTTAAATCTTAAATAA
- a CDS encoding superoxide dismutase translates to MNTILTSLILMTMTYNMPKLPYATNALEPVISQQTIEFHYGKHLQAYVNNLNNLVPGSEFEGKTVEEIVASAPDGAIFNNAGQVLNHTLYFSQFAGKPSQSEPSGKLAEAIVKDFGSFDNFKKEFTAASVSLFGSGWAWLSVDKAGKLHITKETNGSNPLRAGLKPLLGFDVWEHSYYLDYQNRRADHVNALWSIIDWAVVDKRF, encoded by the coding sequence ATGAATACAATATTAACGTCTTTAATACTTATGACTATGACTTATAATATGCCAAAACTGCCATATGCAACAAATGCATTGGAACCTGTAATCAGCCAACAAACAATTGAGTTCCATTACGGAAAACATTTACAAGCTTATGTAAATAACTTAAATAACCTTGTTCCCGGAAGCGAATTCGAAGGTAAAACTGTTGAAGAAATCGTAGCTTCCGCTCCTGATGGTGCTATCTTCAACAATGCAGGACAAGTACTGAATCACACTCTGTATTTCTCTCAATTTGCAGGAAAACCATCTCAATCAGAACCTTCCGGCAAACTAGCCGAAGCTATCGTTAAAGATTTCGGAAGTTTCGATAACTTTAAAAAAGAATTTACAGCTGCTTCTGTAAGCCTATTCGGTTCAGGCTGGGCTTGGCTTTCTGTTGACAAAGCTGGAAAACTACATATCACTAAAGAAACCAATGGTAGCAACCCTCTACGTGCCGGATTAAAACCTCTATTAGGCTTTGACGTATGGGAACATTCATACTATTTGGATTATCAAAATCGTCGCGCTGACCACGTGAATGCCCTATGGAGCATCATCGACTGGGCAGTTGTTGACAAACGTTTCTAA
- a CDS encoding ATP-binding protein, with the protein MSLFLLSISCIVNAHDPRNLEKLHTNEILFISSYNSDTRYASENINNFIDTYSKLGGNSSVVVENMNAMSLNEAVKWPRRMNNILKKHPHVKMIILLGGEAWNTYLNLKEKKYKKIPIMCAMASRYGVKIYNGSEVAIPPNPESLDMFDEMKDFNVKIALAYEYNIPKNVELIHSFFPKIKNLAVLTDNTYNGISHYALLKKELSKYPDFTTTFIDGRKLNLDAATQKIHELPKKSAMLLGIWKIDSLEISYVNNSVYAFKNVNSSLPVFSFTSTGIGYWAIGGYVPMYKDVGRNLGLKAYQVLDLKLKRSHELISLKNEYKFDAQILREFGLKNKKIPKEASIVNNIPSFLVTYKKEVEMIFLLFVLLVIGLIVSLYYYYRMKKLKDRLSILADSLSEDKRKLEDSEIELRKAKENAEEASRIKSAFVSNMSHEIRTPLNAIVGFSSLLLESITPTPEQEEYVNIVHKNSELLLQLISDILDISRLESGKLQFNYEWCNLSSCCEGMLTLVNQGNNNDIKLYSEFPDNSYILYTDPLRLQQVIVNLLTNALKFTPNGGKITLAFNIDKENSRILFSVTDTGCGIPKDKQELVFNRFEKLNEFVQGTGLGLAICKLTVKHMGGEIWIDKEYTDGAKFVFSHPILKENDNI; encoded by the coding sequence ATGTCATTATTTTTACTTTCCATTTCATGTATAGTAAATGCTCATGACCCCCGCAATTTAGAGAAACTGCACACCAACGAAATTCTCTTCATTAGTTCGTACAATTCAGATACAAGATATGCCTCTGAAAATATAAATAATTTCATAGACACCTACAGCAAATTGGGAGGAAATAGCTCTGTTGTTGTTGAAAACATGAATGCCATGAGCTTAAACGAAGCCGTAAAATGGCCTCGTAGGATGAACAATATATTAAAAAAGCACCCTCATGTTAAAATGATCATTCTTTTAGGAGGAGAAGCCTGGAATACTTATCTTAATTTAAAAGAAAAAAAATACAAAAAAATACCTATAATGTGCGCAATGGCGTCTCGTTATGGCGTCAAAATATACAATGGATCGGAAGTAGCAATACCCCCTAACCCCGAAAGTCTAGATATGTTTGATGAAATGAAAGATTTCAATGTAAAAATAGCTCTAGCTTATGAATACAATATTCCTAAAAATGTTGAACTAATACATTCCTTTTTCCCTAAAATAAAAAATTTAGCAGTACTAACCGACAATACCTACAATGGCATTTCACATTATGCACTTTTAAAAAAAGAACTATCAAAATACCCCGATTTTACAACTACTTTTATTGACGGAAGGAAACTTAATCTTGATGCTGCCACTCAAAAGATACATGAGCTACCCAAAAAGTCTGCAATGCTATTAGGCATCTGGAAGATAGACAGCCTCGAAATATCATACGTAAACAACTCCGTTTATGCCTTTAAAAATGTCAACTCAAGCTTACCTGTATTCAGCTTCACCTCTACCGGCATAGGCTATTGGGCTATCGGTGGATATGTTCCCATGTATAAAGATGTCGGTAGAAATTTGGGATTAAAAGCATACCAGGTATTAGACCTAAAACTGAAAAGATCCCACGAACTTATATCACTAAAAAATGAATATAAATTTGACGCTCAAATACTTCGCGAATTTGGTTTAAAGAACAAAAAAATACCCAAGGAAGCTTCTATAGTGAATAACATTCCTTCCTTTTTAGTAACCTACAAGAAGGAAGTTGAGATGATTTTTTTACTGTTTGTGCTTCTTGTTATAGGCTTGATTGTCTCGCTATACTATTATTATCGGATGAAAAAACTTAAAGATCGTTTGAGTATATTAGCAGACTCTCTAAGCGAAGATAAAAGAAAGCTTGAAGATTCAGAAATAGAACTTCGTAAAGCCAAGGAAAATGCAGAAGAAGCTAGCAGAATAAAAAGTGCTTTCGTTTCAAATATGAGCCATGAAATACGCACACCGTTAAATGCTATCGTAGGTTTCTCAAGCCTCTTACTTGAAAGTATAACCCCTACTCCAGAACAAGAAGAATACGTTAATATAGTACATAAAAACTCAGAATTACTCTTGCAATTAATCAGCGATATACTTGATATATCAAGATTGGAGTCAGGTAAATTACAATTCAATTATGAATGGTGTAACCTCTCTTCATGTTGTGAAGGCATGCTCACATTAGTTAATCAAGGAAATAATAACGATATAAAGTTATATTCTGAATTTCCTGATAATTCATACATACTTTATACCGATCCGTTACGCTTACAACAGGTTATAGTCAACTTGCTTACTAATGCTCTGAAATTTACCCCTAATGGAGGGAAAATCACTCTTGCTTTTAATATAGACAAAGAAAACTCCAGAATACTATTTTCTGTAACTGACACCGGATGTGGAATACCTAAAGATAAGCAAGAATTGGTATTCAATCGTTTTGAAAAACTAAATGAATTTGTACAAGGCACAGGGCTAGGATTAGCCATTTGCAAACTAACAGTGAAACACATGGGCGGAGAGATATGGATAGACAAGGAGTATACAGATGGAGCCAAATTTGTTTTCTCCCATCCTATTTTAAAAGAAAATGATAATATATAA
- the rmuC gene encoding DNA recombination protein RmuC: MELYLSFFTLILVLVLLIIVLTKNNTRQSNQLETTLRQQMQENREELSRTIRELRMEITQTLSQGMQQLQENMRQNMLTTGDLQRQQFDAMRKQQEQLIISTEKRLDEMRLMVEEKLQKTLNERIGQSFEIVRSQLENVQKGLGEMKNLAQDVGGLKKVLNNVKMRGTFGEVQLGALLEQMMSPEQYEANVKTKKNGTEFVEYALKLPGKDDDNKSVYLPIDAKFPKDVYEQYYDAFEAGDANLMESSGKQLETTIKKMAKDIHDKYIDPPFTTDFAILFLPFESIYAEVIRRTTLIETLQREYKVVVTGPTTLGAILNSLQMGFRTLAIQKRTGEVWTVLGAVKTEFGKFGGLLEKVQKNLQNAGDQLEEVMGKRTRAIERKLRQVQELPHEESQKILPLNNEEEEE, translated from the coding sequence ATGGAATTATATCTATCTTTTTTTACTCTCATTTTAGTATTGGTTCTACTTATTATTGTTCTAACAAAGAACAATACTCGACAATCAAACCAATTGGAAACAACCCTCCGGCAACAAATGCAAGAAAACAGAGAAGAGTTAAGCCGCACCATCCGTGAGTTACGAATGGAGATTACGCAAACACTCTCTCAAGGTATGCAACAACTACAGGAAAACATGCGTCAGAATATGCTCACAACCGGAGATTTACAACGCCAACAGTTTGACGCCATGCGGAAGCAGCAAGAGCAACTGATCATATCAACCGAAAAGCGCCTAGATGAGATGCGCCTCATGGTAGAAGAAAAATTGCAGAAAACACTTAACGAACGCATAGGTCAGTCATTTGAGATAGTCCGTTCGCAGTTAGAAAATGTTCAAAAAGGACTCGGGGAAATGAAAAACCTGGCACAAGACGTGGGCGGACTAAAGAAAGTGCTGAACAATGTAAAGATGAGAGGAACATTCGGAGAAGTACAGTTAGGCGCTCTCCTAGAGCAGATGATGAGTCCTGAACAATATGAAGCAAACGTGAAAACCAAGAAAAACGGAACAGAGTTTGTGGAATATGCTCTGAAACTACCGGGAAAAGACGATGATAACAAATCAGTATATCTCCCGATAGATGCGAAATTCCCCAAAGATGTATATGAACAGTACTATGATGCTTTTGAAGCAGGTGATGCTAATCTAATGGAATCATCCGGTAAGCAATTAGAAACAACCATCAAGAAAATGGCAAAGGATATTCACGATAAATATATTGACCCTCCATTCACCACGGACTTTGCAATCTTATTTCTCCCGTTTGAAAGCATCTACGCCGAAGTAATACGCCGCACCACGCTAATCGAAACACTCCAGAGAGAATATAAAGTTGTCGTAACGGGTCCCACCACCCTTGGAGCTATCCTAAACAGCCTGCAAATGGGTTTCCGCACATTAGCTATACAAAAACGTACCGGAGAAGTTTGGACTGTATTAGGAGCAGTAAAAACAGAATTTGGTAAGTTTGGTGGTCTGTTGGAAAAAGTACAGAAAAATCTGCAAAACGCAGGAGATCAATTGGAAGAAGTTATGGGTAAGCGTACACGTGCTATCGAACGTAAACTACGACAAGTACAAGAACTTCCCCATGAAGAGAGTCAAAAAATACTCCCCCTCAACAATGAGGAGGAGGAAGAATAA
- a CDS encoding thiamine phosphate synthase, with amino-acid sequence MVSLQFITHQTEKYSYLESACIALEGGCKWIQLRMKESTPEEIKAVALPLQSLCKEHEALLIIDDHVQLAKEVEADGVHLGKQDMPITEARSLLGEKFIIGGTANTFEEVQSLYVAGADYAGIGPFRFTSTKKNLSPILGIEGYRLIIEKMEEKEIQLPTVAIGGILYEDIPSILSTGINGIALSGAILHAENPVEEVKKILALS; translated from the coding sequence ATGGTCAGTCTACAATTTATTACCCATCAAACGGAAAAATATTCCTATCTTGAATCGGCTTGTATCGCTCTAGAAGGAGGATGTAAATGGATACAACTTCGCATGAAAGAGAGTACTCCCGAAGAAATTAAAGCTGTTGCCCTACCATTACAATCGCTTTGCAAAGAGCATGAGGCACTATTAATTATTGATGATCATGTACAATTAGCTAAAGAAGTCGAAGCAGACGGAGTACATTTAGGCAAGCAAGATATGCCTATAACAGAAGCACGAAGTCTGCTTGGTGAAAAATTTATTATAGGAGGCACCGCTAATACTTTTGAAGAAGTACAATCACTCTATGTTGCCGGAGCAGACTATGCAGGCATCGGTCCCTTTCGATTCACCTCAACCAAGAAAAATTTAAGCCCCATCTTAGGTATAGAAGGCTATCGCTTGATCATTGAAAAGATGGAGGAAAAAGAGATTCAATTGCCAACTGTAGCAATAGGAGGCATTCTATATGAAGACATTCCCTCAATATTAAGCACGGGAATAAATGGTATAGCCCTCTCTGGTGCTATTCTACATGCAGAAAATCCTGTAGAGGAGGTAAAAAAGATTCTTGCCTTATCGTAA
- the thiS gene encoding sulfur carrier protein ThiS — protein sequence MKVQVNNKEIEIHSSTTITQLTEKLEIPSVGSAIAVNNQLISRSQWASHSLKENDDIVIIQAACGG from the coding sequence ATGAAAGTACAAGTTAACAACAAGGAGATTGAAATTCACTCTTCAACTACCATCACTCAATTAACAGAAAAGCTCGAAATTCCTTCTGTAGGATCAGCTATCGCAGTCAATAATCAATTAATTTCCCGCTCCCAATGGGCTAGCCATTCACTCAAAGAGAATGATGACATAGTAATAATTCAAGCAGCTTGCGGAGGATAA
- a CDS encoding thiamine phosphate synthase, with protein MKLIVVTTPTFFVEEDKIITALFEEGLDILHLRKPELPAMYTERLLTLIPEKYHHRIVTHEHFYLKNEFDLMGIHINNRNPEEPHDYHGHISCSCHSIEEVKTKKAQYNYVFLSPIYDCISKEGYNSPYSAEELRKAASEGIIDNKVIALGGITPDNLMEIKDFGFGGAAVLGNLWNHFDACSDQNYRSVIEHFKMLKEMSE; from the coding sequence ATGAAACTTATTGTAGTAACAACACCTACTTTCTTCGTAGAGGAAGACAAGATTATCACCGCTCTCTTTGAAGAAGGTTTGGATATTCTTCATCTCCGTAAGCCCGAATTACCAGCAATGTATACAGAAAGGCTTTTGACTCTAATACCGGAAAAATACCATCACCGTATCGTCACTCACGAACATTTTTATTTAAAAAATGAATTCGATTTAATGGGTATTCATATCAACAACCGCAATCCAGAAGAACCTCATGATTACCACGGACATATAAGTTGTTCGTGCCACTCTATAGAAGAGGTTAAAACTAAGAAAGCACAATACAACTACGTTTTTCTCAGTCCTATATATGATTGCATCTCAAAAGAGGGATACAATTCTCCTTACTCTGCCGAAGAATTAAGAAAAGCTGCATCCGAAGGTATCATAGATAACAAAGTAATAGCCTTAGGAGGTATCACTCCGGATAACCTGATGGAAATAAAAGATTTCGGATTTGGTGGAGCTGCTGTTTTAGGTAATTTATGGAATCATTTTGATGCTTGTAGCGATCAAAATTATCGGAGCGTCATTGAGCATTTTAAAATGCTTAAAGAGATGTCAGAATAA
- the galE gene encoding UDP-glucose 4-epimerase GalE — protein sequence MKEKILVTGGTGYIGSHTVVELQNSGYEVIIVDNLSNSSADVVDNIEKISGIRPAFEELDCLDFQGLDKLFAKYAGIKAIIHFAASKAVGESVQKPLLYYRNNLLSLINLLELMPKYNVGGIVFSSSCTVYGQPDELPVTEKAPIKKAESPYGNTKQINEEIVCDTIHSGSPISAILLRYFNPIGAHPTALLGELPNGVPQNLIPFLTQTAIGIREKLSVFGDDYNTPDGSCIRDFINVVDLAKAHVVAIDRILQQKQKAKVETFNIGTGRGLSVLELINAFEKSTGVKLNYQIVGRRAGDIEKVWANPDYANNELGWKAETSIEDTLRSAWAWQLKLRERGIQ from the coding sequence ATGAAAGAAAAGATACTAGTAACCGGGGGGACAGGTTATATCGGGTCGCACACCGTAGTTGAATTGCAAAATAGTGGCTATGAAGTAATCATTGTTGACAATCTGTCGAATTCAAGTGCTGATGTAGTAGATAATATTGAAAAAATTTCAGGAATACGTCCGGCTTTTGAAGAACTTGATTGTTTGGATTTCCAAGGTTTGGATAAACTTTTTGCCAAATATGCGGGGATAAAAGCTATTATTCATTTTGCAGCGAGTAAAGCTGTCGGAGAGTCTGTTCAAAAACCTCTACTTTATTATCGCAACAACCTGCTTTCGCTCATTAACCTTCTTGAGTTAATGCCTAAATATAATGTGGGAGGGATTGTTTTCTCTTCTTCATGTACGGTTTATGGTCAGCCGGATGAACTGCCTGTTACAGAAAAAGCTCCTATAAAGAAAGCAGAATCTCCTTATGGAAATACCAAACAGATCAATGAAGAGATTGTTTGTGATACGATTCATTCAGGATCTCCTATTTCTGCTATTTTATTACGTTATTTCAATCCTATTGGAGCGCATCCTACCGCATTGTTGGGAGAGTTGCCCAATGGAGTACCTCAAAACCTGATTCCTTTTCTTACTCAGACTGCCATTGGCATTCGTGAAAAGTTGAGTGTGTTTGGTGATGATTATAATACACCTGATGGTTCATGCATTCGCGATTTCATTAATGTTGTAGATTTAGCTAAAGCTCATGTGGTAGCTATTGATCGTATCTTGCAGCAGAAGCAGAAAGCAAAAGTGGAAACTTTCAATATTGGTACTGGTCGTGGATTATCTGTATTGGAACTAATTAATGCTTTTGAAAAATCTACCGGTGTGAAACTTAACTATCAGATTGTGGGAAGACGTGCCGGAGACATTGAGAAGGTGTGGGCTAATCCTGATTATGCAAATAATGAATTAGGTTGGAAAGCGGAAACTTCTATAGAAGATACCCTTCGTTCGGCATGGGCTTGGCAACTTAAATTGCGTGAAAGAGGTATTCAATAA